DNA from Lactobacillus sp. ESL0791:
CGTCACAGTTTTTTTATTGAGGAGTCGGGAGGAATACTTTTGTCAGAAAAAAGAAGAGAAGATATAAGAAATATTGCGATTATTGCGCACGTTGACCATGGTAAAACGACACTGGTTAACCAATTATTGAAGCAATCTGACACCCTGCCTGAGCATATGGCTTTGGAAGATCGTGCGATGGATTCAAATGATATTGAGCGTGAACGCGGGATAACGATTTTATCAAAGAATACAGCTGTTAAGTACGGTGACACAACCATCAACATTCTTGATACCCCTGGACATGCCGATTTTGGTGGTGAAGTTGAACGGATCATGCACATGGTTGACGGGGCGCTTTTGCTCGTTGATGCCTATGAAGGGACAATGCCGCAGACGCGTTTTGTTCTTAAGAAGGCCTTGGAAGCCGGCGTCAAACCGATCGTTGTCATTAATAAGATTGATCGTCCGGGTGCCCGTCCGAAGAAAGTTTTGGACGAAGTGCTTGAACTCTTTATCGAATTAGGAGCAAATGACGAGCAGCTTGATTTCCCTGTTGTTTATGCTTCAGCCTTAAACGGAACCTCTTCATACGATCCAGATCCTGCAAAGCAGGAAGAAACGATGAACCCGATTTTTGACACAATTATCAAGAGTATTCCGGCACCGCTTGATAATGTCGATGAACCGCTGCAGTTCCAAATTACCATGCTGGATTGGGACGATTATGTTGGCCGAATCGGTGTTGGTCGAATTTATCGCGGTCAGGTTAAGGTTGGCGACAACATCACTGTGATGAAGCGTGATGGCTCAACGCAAAACTTCCGGGTTACTAAGCTTTTTGGTTTCTTTGGCCTCAAGCGTAACGAAATTAAAGAAGCTAAGGCCGGTGATATTATTGCGATCAGCGGCATTAACGATATTTTTGTTGGGGAAACGATTGCTTCTGCCGAACATCCCGAAGCTTTACCGCTTTTGAAGATTGATCCGCCGACACTGCAGATGGATTTTGTTGCAAATGATTCGCCGTTTGCTGGCCGTGAAGGTGACAAGGTGACCCCGAAGAAGCTGGAAGACCGTTTGATTCGGCAAACACGGACTGATGTCTCATTGAAGGTAGAGCCGACTGACCAAATTAATGCGTGGACTGTTTCCGGCCGTGGTGAGCTGCACTTATCCATTTTAGTTGAAGAGATGCGGCGTGAAGGCTTTGAGTTACAACTTTCACGGCCAAAGGTAATTTACCGTGAAGTTGACGGTAAAATGTGTGAACCATTTGAAGCCGTTCAGATTGATACACCCGACGAATATGTTGGTTCAGTGATCGACTCCATTTCCCAAAGAAAAGGTGAGATGAAGAATATGCAGTCGACCGGTAACGGTCAGACACGTTTGGACTTCTTGGTGCCATCACGGGGCCTAATTGGTTACAACAACGAATTTATGTCCCAAACCGGCGGCTACGGTATTATGAACCACAGTTTTGATTCATATAAGCCAGTTGTTAAAAACTGGGAACCAGGCCGGGTTAACGGTGCGCTGGTTTCTATCAGTCAAGGCAAGTCGACCACTTATTCGCTGCAGACGGTTGAGCAGCGCGGTTTGCTCTTCATTGGTGCCGGTGTCGAAGTTTATGAAGGGATGATTGTTGGTCAATCTTCCCGTGACCGTGATATTGCTGTTAATGTTATCAAGGGCAAGAACCTGACTAACACGCGGGCTGCCGGTAAAGATCACGCAGCCGCAATTAAAACACCAAAAACGTTGACTTTAGAAGAAGCAATTGAGTTCTTGAATGACGATGAGTACTGTGAGGTTACTCCTGAATCGATTCGGTTGCGGAAGAAGATCTTGAATACTTCGGAACGGCAAAAAGCTGACAAGCGGCGCAACAAAAATAATTAATGAATTGGCAAAAGTCGTTACTCAAAATTAGGAGCAGCGGCTTTTTTGTTTTATAATAATCCAAATACTACATTTTAAGGAGAGACGGCTTAGCGTGCGCAAAAAATTTGAGCATTTGAACTATCGTATTTTTATACCATATTTGCTGCTGGTGATTTTTGGCGTGATTATGGTTTATTCGGCTAGTTCAGATATTTTGCTGGTTAATGGCTTTAAGCCAGCTACTTACGGAATCAGGCAGGCAACTTATGCTGTGATTGCATTTGCCTTCTTTGGTGTGCCAATTTTTTGCTTACGGTTAAATTTGCTTAAAAAACGTAAATTCGTTGCCTGGTTCTTAGCCATTAGTATGCTAATGTTAGTCTATTTGATTGCTTTAAAAATACTTAAAGGTGAAAATGCGGCTGTCAACGGTGCGGTGGGTTGGATCCACTTGGGACCAATTGATGTGCAGCCACTGGAAATTGCCAAATTAGCGTTAATTATTTATTTGGCTTACATCTTAGACCGGCATGACGGACGTTTAGTCAAGGGGAAAATTAAAGATAATTTGCTTCATCCTGCGATTTTGGCAATCTGTATGATTTGCTTAGTAATGTTTGAACCTGACTTTGGTGGGGCGGCAATTTTATTCATGATCGTTTTAATTATGTTTTCAGTTTCGGGTATTCCCACTAAGATGGCGCTAGGCTGGCTAATCGTGATTATTTTAGGCATCTTTTTGGTTTCTGCCCTAGTTGTTGCATGGAATCCGAAATTTTTACAGAGTAAGTACCAATATCAGCGTTTTTTGTCGTTTTTGCATCCCTTTGAATTGGAACAGCACGGTGGCAATCAGTTGGTTAATTCCTATTATGCAATTCATAATGGCGGCTTATTTGGAGTTGGCCTGGGAAACAGCATGCAGAAGCGCGGTTATTTGCCTGAACCGTATACCGATTTTATTTTGGCCGTAGCAAGCGAAGAAGTCGGTGTAATCGGTGCATTAGTGATTGTTGGCCTGCTTTTTTACTTGATGTGGGAAATTATGGAAGTGGGCATCTATGCCAAGTCCCAATTTAATGCATTAGTTTGCTTTGGCATTGCCACGATTATCTTTATGCAGACGCTGTTTAACGTTGGTGCAGTGATTGGATTGTTACCAATTACTGGGGTTACTTTGCCCTTTATTTCTTATGGGGGCTCATCGCTAATCGTGTTAACAGCGGCGATTGGCTTGGTATTAAATATCTCGGCTAATGAACAAATTAAGAAGGAAAAGGAAGTGGAAAAGTTAGCACATGAGTATTAATCAGGATTTGGCAAGTGTCGGCATCAAGAAACGAATTGGTTTGATTGTTTATCTGAAAAAAATTAATGAGCAGCATAAGTTACGTCATTTTGGCAATGTGGTTTATTTTTCGAAAAAATTTTCTTATTGTGTTTTGTACGTAAATGAAGCGAAAGCCAAAGAAATTGCTGCTGAATTGTGCAATGCCGATTTTGTTGAACGAGTTAGTTTTTCACAGAAAGATCAGGTCGATCTTGACAGTGATTACATTGAGCAGCAGATTGCTGACTTGGCTCAAGAAGCCGAAGTTAAGTTGGAACAAGAAGAGGATCAGGATCAATTACAATGAGAATTATTTCCGGTAAGTATGCTAAGCGTAATTTGTTTACGTTGAACAGCATGCGCACACGACCAACCAGTGATAAAGTTAAAGAATCTGTTTTTAATTCCTTAGGACAATTCTTTTCTGGAGGGCAGGTGCTTGATCTTTATAGCGGCAGCGGTGCGCTGGGGATTGAGGCCGTTTCCCGCGGCTTTGACCATGCCGTGCTTGTTGACATTAACCATGCGGCAATTGAAGTTATCCGAAAAAATGTCGCCTTGACTAAGGAAGAAGCGCGTTTTTCTATTTATAAAATGTCCAGCAATGCGGCGCTTAATTTATTTGCACAGAAAGAGATAAAATTTGATCTTGTATTTTTAGATCCGCCGTATGCCAAGCAAAAAATAGCGGCGGACATGATAAAAATGAATAAATTGCAGATTTTAAATGGGATCGCAACGATTGTGGCCGAAACGGATGAGCAAACAGAGTTAGGTGCAATTGCTGGTTTTACTTTAACTAAGGAGCATCATCTGGGCAAAACAATGGTGCGATTTTATCGAAAGGACAAGTAAATGACGAGTGCACTTTTTCCAGGCAGCTTTGACCCAATCACGAATGGTCACGTTGATGTTGCGCTGCAGGCAGCTGCGGTTTTTGATAAGGTCTTTGTTGTTATAATGACTAATACGGCCAAAAATTATCTGTTT
Protein-coding regions in this window:
- the rsmD gene encoding 16S rRNA (guanine(966)-N(2))-methyltransferase RsmD yields the protein MRIISGKYAKRNLFTLNSMRTRPTSDKVKESVFNSLGQFFSGGQVLDLYSGSGALGIEAVSRGFDHAVLVDINHAAIEVIRKNVALTKEEARFSIYKMSSNAALNLFAQKEIKFDLVFLDPPYAKQKIAADMIKMNKLQILNGIATIVAETDEQTELGAIAGFTLTKEHHLGKTMVRFYRKDK
- a CDS encoding YlbG family protein, with the translated sequence MSINQDLASVGIKKRIGLIVYLKKINEQHKLRHFGNVVYFSKKFSYCVLYVNEAKAKEIAAELCNADFVERVSFSQKDQVDLDSDYIEQQIADLAQEAEVKLEQEEDQDQLQ
- the typA gene encoding translational GTPase TypA, with translation MSEKRREDIRNIAIIAHVDHGKTTLVNQLLKQSDTLPEHMALEDRAMDSNDIERERGITILSKNTAVKYGDTTINILDTPGHADFGGEVERIMHMVDGALLLVDAYEGTMPQTRFVLKKALEAGVKPIVVINKIDRPGARPKKVLDEVLELFIELGANDEQLDFPVVYASALNGTSSYDPDPAKQEETMNPIFDTIIKSIPAPLDNVDEPLQFQITMLDWDDYVGRIGVGRIYRGQVKVGDNITVMKRDGSTQNFRVTKLFGFFGLKRNEIKEAKAGDIIAISGINDIFVGETIASAEHPEALPLLKIDPPTLQMDFVANDSPFAGREGDKVTPKKLEDRLIRQTRTDVSLKVEPTDQINAWTVSGRGELHLSILVEEMRREGFELQLSRPKVIYREVDGKMCEPFEAVQIDTPDEYVGSVIDSISQRKGEMKNMQSTGNGQTRLDFLVPSRGLIGYNNEFMSQTGGYGIMNHSFDSYKPVVKNWEPGRVNGALVSISQGKSTTYSLQTVEQRGLLFIGAGVEVYEGMIVGQSSRDRDIAVNVIKGKNLTNTRAAGKDHAAAIKTPKTLTLEEAIEFLNDDEYCEVTPESIRLRKKILNTSERQKADKRRNKNN
- a CDS encoding FtsW/RodA/SpoVE family cell cycle protein encodes the protein MRKKFEHLNYRIFIPYLLLVIFGVIMVYSASSDILLVNGFKPATYGIRQATYAVIAFAFFGVPIFCLRLNLLKKRKFVAWFLAISMLMLVYLIALKILKGENAAVNGAVGWIHLGPIDVQPLEIAKLALIIYLAYILDRHDGRLVKGKIKDNLLHPAILAICMICLVMFEPDFGGAAILFMIVLIMFSVSGIPTKMALGWLIVIILGIFLVSALVVAWNPKFLQSKYQYQRFLSFLHPFELEQHGGNQLVNSYYAIHNGGLFGVGLGNSMQKRGYLPEPYTDFILAVASEEVGVIGALVIVGLLFYLMWEIMEVGIYAKSQFNALVCFGIATIIFMQTLFNVGAVIGLLPITGVTLPFISYGGSSLIVLTAAIGLVLNISANEQIKKEKEVEKLAHEY